A region of Diospyros lotus cultivar Yz01 chromosome 3, ASM1463336v1, whole genome shotgun sequence DNA encodes the following proteins:
- the LOC127797689 gene encoding uncharacterized protein LOC127797689: MAYYGISNALAILALALAFCVHDALSGGVECENLNKDSCAFAVSSSGKRCFLERSVRRSGEEAYECRTSEIDAGGKLKDWVESQQCVDDCGLERTVLGISSDSLLEADFRQKLCSPQCYGGCPNIVDLYFSLAAAEGIFLPKYCEEQGGKARRGMAEIRSSGLTLASGPIESGSADGGFVPHKLMLGPAMPPYN, translated from the exons ATGGCTTACTATGGTATCTCCAACGCCCTGGCAATCCTGGCTCTCGCACTTGCTTTCTGCGTCCATGACGCTCTGA GCGGGGGGGTGGAATGCGAGAACCTGAATAAAGACTCGTGCGCGTTCGCCGTATCATCCTCCGGCAAACGGTGCTTTCTGGAGAGGTCCGTGAGGAGGAGCGGGGAAGAAGCGTACGAGTGCCGGACGTCGGAGATCGACGCCGGCGGCAAGCTCAAGGATTGGGTAGAGAGCCAGCAATGCGTAGACGACTGCGGGCTGGAGAGGACGGTGCTCGGCATCTCGTCGGACTCTCTTCTGGAGGCCGACTTCAGGCAGAAGCTCTGCTCGCCGCAGTGCTACGGCGGCTGCCCCAACATCGTCGACCTCTACTTCAGTCTTGCTGCTGCTGAAG GTATATTTCTTCCAAAATATTGTGAAGAGCAAGGCGGAAAGGCGAGGAGGGGAATGGCGGAGATCAGAAGCTCAGGGCTGACTCTGGCGAGTGGGCCTATTGAATCAGGAAGCGCCGACGGCGGCTTTGTCCCTCATAAGTTGATGCTTGGACCTGCAATGCCTccctataattaa